The genomic stretch CTGTATGCAGGTGACACTAGCTGGTGGGTGCCTGCACCCCTGGATGATTTGCCTGTGTTTGTGAAAGCAGGTGCCATCATACCCATGCAAAATGCAGTGGAGAGCACAGCCGAACCAGGCGACGGCATCCTGCGCATCCATGTGTGGTATGGACCGGATAGCACATCATTTACCTATTATGAAGACGATGGGCAAACCTATCAATATGAGCAAGGGCAATATCTGGTCCGTCAGCTGAAATTCAGTCCTGAAACACACCGGTTTGAGATTGGTCCAGCAACAGGTTCATATACTTCCCAGTTTAAACAAATGGAATGGGTTGGTCATCATTTCCCGGCAGATGCACAGTTTACCGTCAACGGAAAACCTGTAACAGTGAAACATCTGCCAAATGATCTCACTATCCTAACATTGCCTGTTACAACCGGATCAGCGACCATTCAATGGGAGCCCTGAGCTGCTTTTTAATCGTTGCAGCCATTGATACAGGATGATGAGCGGAATGATTTCTGGTGTAATGTTTTTTTTCAACGCAATCATCCTGTATTTTTGATTCTTGTAAATGTTGAAAAATCTTTGCATCACCAAAATTGTTTTACTATGCTTCCCACAAAAGGTTACGCTGCTCACAACGATCATGATCCCCTGGTCCCGTTTGAATTTTCCCGTCGCGACCCCGGTCCGCACGATGTGCTAATCGAAATTCTGTATTGCGGTGTTTGTCATTCCGATCTGCATCAGATTCGCAACGAATGGCATGAAACCATTTATCCGATTGTGCCGGGCCACGAAATTGTGGGGCGCGTGGTGCGCACTGGAAATGCCGTGACCCGATTCAGGCCCGGTGATCTGGCCGGGGTGGGTGTTTTTGTGGATTCCTGCCGGGAATGTGAAAATTGCAGGCAAGGCTTGGAACAATATTGCGAACATGGCATGATTGGCACCTACAACAGCTGGGAGAAGGATGGCAAGCACTATACCTTCGGTGGCTATTCCAATCAGATTGTGGTGGATGAACATTATGTTTTACACATACCCGAAAAACTGGATTTAAAAGGTGTTGCTCCTTTATTATGTGCAGGCATCACCACCTATTCACCCCTCCGTTATCTGGAGGTGGGAAAAGGCACACGGGTGGCTGTTGCTGGATTAGGTGGGCTGGGACACATGGGTGTCAAATGGGCTGCAACTATGGGTGCAGAAGTTACGCTGCTAAGCTCTTCCCCTTCCAAAGAAGCCGATGCCAGAAGGCTGGGAGCTCATGAATTTGTACTGATAAGCGATGAACAAGCCCTGCAAAAAAGAAAAGCATATTTTGATGTGATACTGAATACCATTTCAGCTCCACATGATTACAACCGATATCTGAAGTTATTACGCCTTAATGGCACGATGGCCGTCGTAGGACTGCCGCCGGAGCCGCAGCAGGTGGAAGTTTTCAACCTTACCAACTTCCGCCGCAGTATCATGGGTTCACAAATAGGCGGTATTCGTGAAACACAGGAAATGCTTGATTATGCAGCTGAAAAACAAATTACTGCAGATGTGGAAGTAATTGCCATGCATGAAATCAACACAGCCCTCGACAGGCTCGCGCGCAATGATGTGAAATATCGTTTTGTGATTGACATGTCAACCCTCTCATAAGGGAATTAATTGTACATTCCTGTGTGAAATAAAAAAGCTGTAACGATTGTTACAGCTTTCATTTTTTATCATAAAACGTTTTTGTCATCGGCCAAATGTATATCGAACAGATAATCCAAATTCTCCTCCGAAGAAACCTGCAAAGGGAGTAAGATTAATCATGGGTTTCCAATCCAGACTCAAATTAAGCGGTGCGCCCGGAATGGTGTAGTCAAGCCCAAGAATACCATCCACACCTAAAATAAAAGCTCCGCCGTTGTAATGTTTATTGCTGTAGTCATAACCACCATTCAGGCCTCCGATATGTGCACCTCCGCCCACATACCAACCCAGACCCTGTGGATCATTGAATGGTTGATGCAATTCATACAAGCCTGTCAATGTAAACCAGTCGGGACCCAATCCCAGAATACCTTCCAGTGCAGTATTACCGCCAATATAATGCTGTACGGTTACACCGCTTGGATTACCCAGCCTCACACCCAGAGCTGTCTGATAATCCTGAGCAAAACTGCGGACAGAAGCTATACATAATATGCATACGGATGTGAAAAATAATTTTCTGATCATGGTAAATGTTTTAACTGAATCACGAAAGCAACATTCCAACAAAAGTAATAGCCTTTTACCAAATTAAATCAAAACACGAAGAAATTTTTTTAAAAAGCGAAACGAAATGCAAACTGAAAACGACCAGCAATAGAGCCTGTACCGTGAGTAAATTGAATATAAGGCCGCCAGTCAAATGCCATATTCAAAGGTGCGGATGGAATCTTCAAATCCATTCCCAATACAGGCCTCACACCAAAATCCGTTTCATCATTATCAAAAAACAATTGTGGCCCCATACCCAGATACCATTTCAAGCCTGGCGCTCCTGCAATATATCCATGATATTCGTACAATGCATTTAAACTAGTCAGATTTCCAGGAAAGAATAACAGATTGGCTTCGCCTACATCATGCGCCGTAAAAAAATGTTTTGCAGAAATGCCTACGCCGGTTGCTCCATCTCCAAAATCTACACCCAATCCGATTGCAGTTCGATAATCAGCACCCCGGTTATAAGCGCGTTGGGCAAAAAGAGGGAAAAGCCAGCCCGAAACAAACAGAAACAATACCGATAATATCATCAGGCGAAGAAAACATACAAATGAACTTTTCATAACATACAGGTTTGGATGAAAAATTTATTTTCATCATTACATGTATTGTGCCAAATTTATTTTTTGCTTTGTATGCTGGGTCCATTGTATCTCAGATAGAAATAACCGATCAATCCGGATGCTAAAGAGCCAATCATAATAGATAATTTGGCAATTAGCTGCCAGTAGTCTATATCAAATGCAAGCATGGTAATGAAGATCGACATGGTAAATCCGATGCCGGCCAGTATACCAACGCCCACAATATGCCTCCATTTAACCAAAGAAGGCAAATGAGCCAGTTTTGTTTTTACAAGTAAGTAACTGCTAAGAAATATACCCAATGGCTTACCCAACAAAAGCCCAAGCATAATGCCCCATCCCAGGGAAGAAAATAATTCATGCCCGACACCTGCTGGTATCTCAATCGCTGTATTGGCCAATGCAAAAACAGGAAGTACAATAAAATTAACCGGTACATGCAATGCCTTCTCCAATTTTTCAAAAACAGATAAGGGTATACTAAATGCAGCAAGCACGCCCGCAATTGTGGCATGCACGCCCGAATTCAGCATGCAATACCATAAGATTAGCGATGGCAGCACATATATCCCAATACGTTTCACCCGCATCAGATTCAATCCGATCATGATCAATACCATCAGAAGCGCAGCACTTAAGTAAAGAAAATGAATTTCTTCCGTGTAAAAAATAGCAATCACCAGAATAGCTCCCAGATCATCTATGATGGCCAGCGCAGTTAAAAATATTTTCAGCGAATTTGGAATCCGTTTGCCCAGCAACGAAAGAATACCCAAAGAAAATGCAATATCGGTGGCCATGGGAATTCCCCACCCGTGATGATAAGAAGTATGGTAATTAAAAATCAGATAAATGGTAGCCGGTACCAACATGCCTCCCATAGCAGCACCAATAGGCAATATGGAACGTTTAAACGAAGCCAGTTCTCCTTCCCAAAGTTCTCTTTTGATTTCCAATCCTACCAGAAAAAAGAATAAAACCATTAATCCATCATTAACCCATAATAACCAGGTATGAGGTAAATGGCCTCCGGGCAGATGTATATTCAATGGCTGATGCCAGAAAACACGATATGCTGAGCTATGCATATTGGCTAACAGCAGTGAAACAGCCGTGCAACACAACAGCATGATACCTACAGCTCTTGAACTACGAATGAAATCCTGAAAAACCTTTGTAAGCCGATTGCTTAACAGAGCTTTGCTTGTGAAAAAATTTTTACGCATACACACAATGATTATTTTATGCAAAGATTGAAAATACACTAAAAATATCTTAAAATAAATTTTAGTTCCAGCCTGTTGGCACGATTCTTTATGGATATAAAATTGAAATATTTTTATTAATCAGTAAAATTCTTTCCTATGGACAAGAAAAATGCATACCTCGTCGGATTAATTGCTGCCGCTGCAGCAGGATTGATAGCTGGATTGCTGCTGGCTCCCAAAAAAGGTGCTGAATTGAGAAAAGACATCAAAGAAAAAGCTGATGAATTTTCTGAACAGCTGAAGCGCGTGGTGAAAAAGGGAAAAGAAAAAGCGCAGGAAGCTGAAGATGAGTTTCAACATGCTATCGGATGATGTAATTAAATGCCTCTTATTGAGGCTTTTTTCATGCAAGAATGACATTGTGCATCATTCTGTCATGAAATCTTATCAGGTATCAGATATTCATAGATTGCCGGAAGCAGCTCCACACCACTTCCGGGTGCATCTGCATATTGAATTTTTCCATTCTCATAACTGATGCCGTTGGCAATTGGTGCTTTCAGCAACAGCGGACCATCCAAGTCTGCCTCATCTACAAGCGGCAACAGATGGGCTGCTGCAGAAGTACCCACTATGCTTTCATTCATTGAACCAATCATAATTTGAAGCTGCAAGGCTCTGGCCTGACGGATCATGCGCAAGGCAGGCGTGATGCCACCGCACTTTGTAAGCTTGATATTGATGCCCTGAAAATAGCTGGCACAGGCGATCACATCTTGTTCCGTTACACAACTTTCATCTGCCATCAGAGGTAAGGCAGGATCCACCGGAAATCCATCTAACAGCGCATTTTCAGCTGCCGGCAAAGGTTGTTCAATACATTCAATCTGCAATTGCCTGCATAAAGGATAATAGGTACGGAGCTGATCCAGGCTCCATCCGGCATTTGCATCAATGCGTATCCGTGCGTCTGTATGTTTTCGGATAGTAGTCAGTAATTGTATGTCTTCTTTTGTACCTACCTTAATTTTATACACAGGCCAAGGATGAGCCTGTATCTTCTGCAGCATTACTTCCGGCTTGTCAATACCAATGGTATAATCCGTATCCGGGCGAGGTTCCGGCTTATCGCACCAGCAGCGATACAAAGGCTTCTGATGTTTTCTTGCATACCAGTCCCACAATGCCATATCCATTGCACACAAAGCAAAATGCAAAAGATGGGAATGAGGCTTGCATTTCTCATGCAAAGCGTGTTTTAACTGTGTCCACCAGATATCCGGATCTGTAAAGCTGGTTTGTTCAATGAATTCCTGCACGCCCTGCAGCAGAGCAACGAGGTCACGCAATTGCACTTGATAGTAGGCATTCTCCGCTGTTTCGCCATAGCCTGTAACTCCATCCTTCGTGTAAGCCACAATCAGCAAGGGCTGCTCACGCTTGGAATGCCGCGAAATCCTGAAATCATATTCAAAAGGTACAACAACCGGAAAAAGTTCAAGCTTTGCCATGTTTACCTCCGCTGCGAAACTACAATAAATTGCTTTATAGCAGCATTTGCCATTAAACCCACATTATAATATTACAAAGGAAACATTGCTTAGCAAAGAGTTACATTCAATATGTTGAGAACTGCATTTACGCTTTTTCCGCTTCTTTTCAGGCGTTACAATTTTTTCGATCAGGTTCTTTGGGAGTCGTATTTCTATTCTGGCTTTGACATACAAGTATTTCAACTTCGCATTTCTCCGCTCAAACTCTTGCTTCCTGGCTATATTGCTGGTTTCCATCCTTTCGAATTTTACTTTCGAGTCAAAGAATGTTGCCTTGATGATACCCGGTTGTTGTGCAATGTCCCTAACTGGTAACCACCATTTCCTGCCTTTAAAACGCTCCGGCAATCTGGTATCCACTAAATCTTATCTTTTTCATATAAATGAAAAATTAATGTAAATAAACTATATGCTCTTTAACTAAAATCACAACTGGCCAGGTTTGGCAGAAGCTAACACACCCATCATTGGACGTGAAAATAAAAGACATAAAAAAATTAATCATATGTTTAAAAAATTTGTTTAATTTTAAAAAAAAATTTACTTTCGTCCCGAAAGCATATTTAAACGAGAATGAAAAAGAAAAATGAAACAAAAAAATTAGACAAAACAACCGAGCAGAAAATCAAAACTGCTGCCCGTATTGTTTTTTATAAAAAAGGATATGCAGCTACACGGACAAGGGATATCGCAGAAGAAGCAGGTATTAATATTGCTTTGCTCAATTATTATTTCCGCTCAAAAGAAAAATTATTTGAAATTATAATGCTTGAAACTGTTTCTGAGTTTTTGCAGACTATAGAAATAGTATTAAATGAAGAAAAAAGCTCGTTAGAAAAAAAAATAGAGTTGATTGCTTCAAATTATATTGATTTTATTATCAAAGAGCCGAATATACCAATTTTTATATTAAGTGAAATTCATAACAATCAAGGTAGACTATTAGAAAAATTGCCCATTAAACAGATATTAATGAATTCTGTATTTATCAAACAACATCAGAAAGCCGTTGAAGAAGGAAAAATTACAGAACCAAATCCATTACATTTCTTGATGAACTTATTAGGCATGGTTGTTTTTCCGTTCATAGGAAAACCTCTATTACAGAAAGTTGGCGGAATAAATGATACACAGTTCAACAAGCTGATGCTGGAGCGGAAAAAAATGATACCTGTTTGGATAAAAGCTATGATGAAAGCAAAATAATTTTTTATCATTAAGTTAATCAAATGATTAAAATAAAAAATTAATAAAAATGATTAAAATATTAATAAATAAACAAAAATCAAAATGGCTAATTGGTATATTGCTAATTTTTAGTCTTAATGCATTAGCCCAACAATATGATACATTGAATCTTGACGAGTGTCTTGAAATGGCAAAACGGAATTATCCTTTGATAAAACAATATGCGCTGATAGAAAAAACAAAGGAATATTCTATTGCCAACGCTCAAAAAGGGTATCTTCCTCAATTCAATATAGCAGGACAGGCAACCTATCAATCTGATGTAACCAAAATTCCAATTTCGCTTCCCGGTATTGACATACCCATAATTAGCAGAGACCAATACAAGATTTATGGAGAAGTTTCGCAATCCATTACAGACCTGTTTACCGTGAAAGACCAAAAGGAATATATCAATACAAATTCGGAAATAGAAACACAAAAAACTGAAATAGAGTTGTATAAGTTAAGGGAAAGAATTAACAATCTTTATTTCGGAATACTAATAATTAATGCGCAAATTCAGCAAATAGAAATATTAAAAAAAGATATTCAAAATGGAATCGAGCAAACTAATATAGCCATTTCCAACGGAGTAGCTTTAAAAAGTGCAGCAGATAACCTGAAAGCTGAATTGTTAAAAGCAAATCAGCAAACCATTGAACTGAAATACACCCGAAAAAGCTATGCTGATATGTTGTCACTGTATATCGGTAAGCAAATTGACGAAAACACGGTGCTCGAAATGCCAATGAAAAAAATACTATCAACTACTATTAACCGACCAGAATTAAAACAATTTGACTTACAGAAAAAATCTTTTGACATACAAAACAAGCTAATTAATGATAAAAACCTTCCTCGTTTGAGTGTATTTTTTCAGGTCGGCTTAGGAAGACCAGGTTTAAACATGCTTAACAACAATTTTAAAGGTTACTACATTGGTGGGCTTCGTCTGAACTGGAATTTTACAAGTTTATACACCCTTAAAAACGAACGAGAAATTCTAGCACTCAATCAAAGTGCAATAGACGTACAACGAGAAACTCTATTGTTCAATACTAATCTCACACTGAAGCAGCAATATGCAGATATAACCAAAATGGAGGAATTGATTGAAACAGATAAAAGTATTGTAGAACTTCGTGAAAAAATAAAGAACACGATACTAAATCAACTTACTAATGGTACAGCAACCACAAACGATTACATCATTTCAGTAAATGCCGTAGAACAGGCTAAACTAAACCTAGTTTTACATGAAATTCAACTTTTAATGACAGAGTACAATATTCAAACAACAACAGGAAATCAGTAACAATAAAAATTTATAACTATGTATAAATTAAAGATAATCTTTTTGGTAGCCAGCACTACAACATTGCTTACAGCTTGCAAGGAGAACAAAGTTTCGTTTGATGCTTCAGGGAGTTTTGAAGCAGAGGAAACAATTATTTCATCTGAGGCTACTGGAACAATCAAACAGCTAGACATTGAAGAGGGACAAACCTTGAAAGCAGGCCAGGTTATCGGATACATAGACAGTGTACAGTTATTTTTGAAAAAAAAGCAGTTGGAAGCACAAGTTATTGCCTTGTTGGCTAAGAGACCCAATATCCCTGTTCAGCTGTCAGTGTTACAGGAACAGCTTAAAACTGCCGAAAAAGAAAAAGCAAGAATAGTCAATTTAGTAAAAGGCGATGCAGCTACACAAAAGCAGTTAGATGACATCAATGCACAGATTGAAGTACTGAAAAAACAAATTGAAGCAGAAAAATCTACACTAAGCATTTCTAGAGAGAGCATAGACAAAGAAGTGGTACCATTGCAAGCACAGATTGATGAACTGAATAACCAGCTTTCAAAATGCAAAATCATAAATCCAATAGAAGGAACCGTGCTTACCAAATTCGCCGAAGCAAACGAATGGACGTCGATAGGAAAACCAATTTATACAATTGCCGATTTATCAAACATCATTCTGCGAGCCTATATCACAGGCAACCAATTACCACAGGTAAAGCTAAATCAACAAGTAAAAGTGCTTACTGATGACGGTAAAGGTGGATATAAAGAAACAACAGGTGCTATTATTTGGATAAGTGATAAAGCAGAGTTTACCCCCAAGACAATTCAAACGAAAGATGAGAGGGCAAATATGGTCTATGCAATCAAAGTAAAAGTAAAAAATGACGGCTCATACAAAATTGGTATGTATGGTGAAATAAAATTTTTATAATATGGCAGAAGTTGTATTAAATAACATTGTAAAAAGCTATAACAAGGGTGAAGTTATAGCGGTAAATAATGTTTCTTTTGAGGTGAACAAGGGAGAACTGTATGGTTTAATTGGACCGGATGGAGCAGGTAAAACTAGCATTTTCCGGATACTAACGACATTGATTTTGCCAGATAGCGGAACAGCTTCTGTAAGCGGTTATGATGTGGTAAAAAACTATAAAATAATTCGCAAAAAGGTTGGCTATATGCCAGGTAAGTTCTCATTATATCAGGATTTAACTGTTGAAGAAAACATCAACTTTTTTGCAACAGTATTCGGCACAACAGTAAAGGAAAATTATGATTTAATCAGGGATATTTATGTACAATTAGAGCCTTTCAAAAGCCGTAAAGCAGGAAAATTGTCAGGAGGCATGAAACAGAAATTAGCATTGTGTTGTGCCTTAATTCATCGTCCAATAGTATTGTTTCTTGACGAACCGACAACAGGCGTTGACACTATCTCACGAAAAGAATTTTGGGAGATGATTAAAAAATTAAAGCAAGAAGGCATAACTATTTTGGTCTCTACACCTTATATGGACGAAGCAAAACTTTGCGACCGCATCGCATTAATACTAAACGGAAGGATAATATCAATTGAAACACCTAATAATATCATAAAAAAATTTCCTGACAAGTTGTATGCAATTAAAGCAAATAATATGGGTAAGCTACTAAATGATTTACGAAATAATAAACTAATAAAAACCTGTTTCGCCTTTGGGGAATTCCACCATATCACATTTCAAAACGACGGAATAAATATGCAAAGCAAACTCATAGAAAACTTGCAAAATGCAGGTTATCAAAACATTGAGATTAAAGAAATTACACCGAATATTGAAGATTGCTTTATAAATCTGATGAACTAATATGACAAGCGAAGTAGTAATAAAAGCAGATAAACTAACCAAACGCTTTGGAGATTTTATCGCTACAAACGAAATTACGTTTGAAGTGTATGCAGGTGAAATTTTCGGCTTTCTCGGTGCAAATGGTGCAGGAAAAACAACTGTAATGAAAATGCTTTGCGGACTTCTAAAACCCTCATCAGGAAAGGCAACGATTGCAGGGTATGACATTTATAAACAAACCGAATCCATCAAAAAGAACATTGGCTATATGAGCCAAAAATTTTCATTGTACGAGGATTTAACCGTAATAGAAAATATAAAGTTCTTTGGAGGTATCTATGGGTTAACAGACAAGCAACTGAAAGAAAAAAGTGATGAATTAATTGAAACATTACGATTGAAAAGCGAAGCAAAAAAATTAGTAGCTTCATTGCCATTGGGATGGAAACAAAAATTAGCCTTTTCAGTGGCTATATTACACGAACCGAAAATTGTTTTTCTAGACGAACCCACGGGGGGCGTAGACCCTATTACTAGGCGGCAATTTTGGGATTTAATCTATTCTGCAGCAGACAGGGGGATTACCATTTTCGTTACTACTCACTATATGGATGAAGCAGAATACTGCAACCGCATTTCAATAATGGTAGACGGAGAAATAAAGGCATTAGACACACCTACAAACTTAAAGCAACAATATTCAGCAACATCATTGGATGAAGTATTTTATGAACTGGCAAGAGGAGCAAAAAGAAAATCGGATTAATGATGAAACAAATTATATCATTTGTAAGAAAAGAATTTTATCATGTATTCCGCGATAGCAAAACAATGTTGATGCTATTCGGATTGCCTATTGCACAAATCGTTTTATTCGGTTTTGCACTCACAAATGAAATAAAAAATTCGAAAATAGTTATTTG from Thermoflavifilum aggregans encodes the following:
- a CDS encoding TolC family protein — protein: MIKILINKQKSKWLIGILLIFSLNALAQQYDTLNLDECLEMAKRNYPLIKQYALIEKTKEYSIANAQKGYLPQFNIAGQATYQSDVTKIPISLPGIDIPIISRDQYKIYGEVSQSITDLFTVKDQKEYINTNSEIETQKTEIELYKLRERINNLYFGILIINAQIQQIEILKKDIQNGIEQTNIAISNGVALKSAADNLKAELLKANQQTIELKYTRKSYADMLSLYIGKQIDENTVLEMPMKKILSTTINRPELKQFDLQKKSFDIQNKLINDKNLPRLSVFFQVGLGRPGLNMLNNNFKGYYIGGLRLNWNFTSLYTLKNEREILALNQSAIDVQRETLLFNTNLTLKQQYADITKMEELIETDKSIVELREKIKNTILNQLTNGTATTNDYIISVNAVEQAKLNLVLHEIQLLMTEYNIQTTTGNQ
- the nhaA gene encoding Na+/H+ antiporter NhaA, yielding MRKNFFTSKALLSNRLTKVFQDFIRSSRAVGIMLLCCTAVSLLLANMHSSAYRVFWHQPLNIHLPGGHLPHTWLLWVNDGLMVLFFFLVGLEIKRELWEGELASFKRSILPIGAAMGGMLVPATIYLIFNYHTSYHHGWGIPMATDIAFSLGILSLLGKRIPNSLKIFLTALAIIDDLGAILVIAIFYTEEIHFLYLSAALLMVLIMIGLNLMRVKRIGIYVLPSLILWYCMLNSGVHATIAGVLAAFSIPLSVFEKLEKALHVPVNFIVLPVFALANTAIEIPAGVGHELFSSLGWGIMLGLLLGKPLGIFLSSYLLVKTKLAHLPSLVKWRHIVGVGILAGIGFTMSIFITMLAFDIDYWQLIAKLSIMIGSLASGLIGYFYLRYNGPSIQSKK
- a CDS encoding HlyD family secretion protein, whose product is MYKLKIIFLVASTTTLLTACKENKVSFDASGSFEAEETIISSEATGTIKQLDIEEGQTLKAGQVIGYIDSVQLFLKKKQLEAQVIALLAKRPNIPVQLSVLQEQLKTAEKEKARIVNLVKGDAATQKQLDDINAQIEVLKKQIEAEKSTLSISRESIDKEVVPLQAQIDELNNQLSKCKIINPIEGTVLTKFAEANEWTSIGKPIYTIADLSNIILRAYITGNQLPQVKLNQQVKVLTDDGKGGYKETTGAIIWISDKAEFTPKTIQTKDERANMVYAIKVKVKNDGSYKIGMYGEIKFL
- a CDS encoding dipeptide epimerase; protein product: MAKLELFPVVVPFEYDFRISRHSKREQPLLIVAYTKDGVTGYGETAENAYYQVQLRDLVALLQGVQEFIEQTSFTDPDIWWTQLKHALHEKCKPHSHLLHFALCAMDMALWDWYARKHQKPLYRCWCDKPEPRPDTDYTIGIDKPEVMLQKIQAHPWPVYKIKVGTKEDIQLLTTIRKHTDARIRIDANAGWSLDQLRTYYPLCRQLQIECIEQPLPAAENALLDGFPVDPALPLMADESCVTEQDVIACASYFQGINIKLTKCGGITPALRMIRQARALQLQIMIGSMNESIVGTSAAAHLLPLVDEADLDGPLLLKAPIANGISYENGKIQYADAPGSGVELLPAIYEYLIPDKIS
- a CDS encoding NAD(P)-dependent alcohol dehydrogenase codes for the protein MLPTKGYAAHNDHDPLVPFEFSRRDPGPHDVLIEILYCGVCHSDLHQIRNEWHETIYPIVPGHEIVGRVVRTGNAVTRFRPGDLAGVGVFVDSCRECENCRQGLEQYCEHGMIGTYNSWEKDGKHYTFGGYSNQIVVDEHYVLHIPEKLDLKGVAPLLCAGITTYSPLRYLEVGKGTRVAVAGLGGLGHMGVKWAATMGAEVTLLSSSPSKEADARRLGAHEFVLISDEQALQKRKAYFDVILNTISAPHDYNRYLKLLRLNGTMAVVGLPPEPQQVEVFNLTNFRRSIMGSQIGGIRETQEMLDYAAEKQITADVEVIAMHEINTALDRLARNDVKYRFVIDMSTLS
- a CDS encoding YtxH domain-containing protein, which codes for MDKKNAYLVGLIAAAAAGLIAGLLLAPKKGAELRKDIKEKADEFSEQLKRVVKKGKEKAQEAEDEFQHAIG
- a CDS encoding ABC transporter ATP-binding protein, with amino-acid sequence MTSEVVIKADKLTKRFGDFIATNEITFEVYAGEIFGFLGANGAGKTTVMKMLCGLLKPSSGKATIAGYDIYKQTESIKKNIGYMSQKFSLYEDLTVIENIKFFGGIYGLTDKQLKEKSDELIETLRLKSEAKKLVASLPLGWKQKLAFSVAILHEPKIVFLDEPTGGVDPITRRQFWDLIYSAADRGITIFVTTHYMDEAEYCNRISIMVDGEIKALDTPTNLKQQYSATSLDEVFYELARGAKRKSD
- a CDS encoding TetR/AcrR family transcriptional regulator — protein: MKKKNETKKLDKTTEQKIKTAARIVFYKKGYAATRTRDIAEEAGINIALLNYYFRSKEKLFEIIMLETVSEFLQTIEIVLNEEKSSLEKKIELIASNYIDFIIKEPNIPIFILSEIHNNQGRLLEKLPIKQILMNSVFIKQHQKAVEEGKITEPNPLHFLMNLLGMVVFPFIGKPLLQKVGGINDTQFNKLMLERKKMIPVWIKAMMKAK
- a CDS encoding ABC transporter ATP-binding protein, with protein sequence MAEVVLNNIVKSYNKGEVIAVNNVSFEVNKGELYGLIGPDGAGKTSIFRILTTLILPDSGTASVSGYDVVKNYKIIRKKVGYMPGKFSLYQDLTVEENINFFATVFGTTVKENYDLIRDIYVQLEPFKSRKAGKLSGGMKQKLALCCALIHRPIVLFLDEPTTGVDTISRKEFWEMIKKLKQEGITILVSTPYMDEAKLCDRIALILNGRIISIETPNNIIKKFPDKLYAIKANNMGKLLNDLRNNKLIKTCFAFGEFHHITFQNDGINMQSKLIENLQNAGYQNIEIKEITPNIEDCFINLMN